The genomic stretch TAAttgtgggttgcctcccatgtAGTGCTTTGTTTAATGTTGTAAGCTCGACACAGATTAACAAATCGCTAACTTGTTGAAAGAGATGGCAGCTCGCCTAACTTTAGACTAGTATAATAATCTCTATTGTCAACATAATAATAATGTTTCAGATGTTGTCCATTCACGACAAATGCTTCATTAAATTTACCTTTTATTTCTATAGCTCCATTTTGAAACACTTTGGTAACTTCAAAAGGGTCAGACCACCTAGAACGTAATTTTCTGGGAAAAGGTCATAGTTGAGAGTTAAATAGTAAGACTAGATCCCCCTCGTTAAACTCTCTCCTTGAGATACGTTTATAGTGCCATTTTCCGTTCGATCCTTATAGATTTTGGCGTTCTCGTAAGCGTCCAATCTTATTTCCTCGGGTTCATGTATTTCTAAGACTCGTTTTTCACTTGTAGTTGCATAATCCATGTTTAGGGCCTTAATGGCTCAATAAGCTTTATGCTCTAATTCAATCGGCATATGACAAGACTTACCATATATTAGTTTAAACGGTGTGGTTCCTATGGGAGTCTTATAGGCTGTTTGATATGCCCATAGAGCTTCATGAAGCTTGGAGGACCAACCCTTGCGAGAAGTCGCAACTTTTTTTTCtagtatttttttaatttccCTATTAAAAATTTCAACCTGGCCACTTGTTCATGGATGGTAGGGTGTTCCTATTCAGTGTCTAACTCCATATTTGAGCAATAATTTCTTGAAGATTTTGGAAATGAAATGGTATCCTTCGTCGCTATGACGAGTCTCGACACACCAAATCTAGGGAAGATTTGATTCTTAAAGAGCTTAATCACAACTCGCACATTGTTTGTAGGTGAATTTATTGCTTCAATCCAGTTTGACACATAGTCGATGGTgacgagtatgtatttgttatCAAAAGAGGATGGAAATGGGCCCATAAAGTCAATGCCCCACAcatcaaaaacttctacttctaaTATACCTTTCAGAGGCATCTCATCGCGTCTAGAGATttttccagtgcgttggcaccggtcgcaATTTATAATTGCGGAGTGGACATCTTTCCACATATTAGGCCAGAAGAAGCCGAATTGTAAAATCTTTGCATAAGTTTTTGAGGTGCTTGCATGCCCCTGATAGGGTGCAACGTGGCAATGATGTATGATGTTGTCGACTTCCTCCTCTGGGACGCAGCGAAGAAAGATACCATTGGCGCCTCTTTTGAAGAGAAGGGGCTCATCCTAGTAGTAATGTTTCAAGTCGTGGAAGACATTTTTAGTCAAAGACGAATTCCGCATCTTTCATTAACAAGTTAGTTAATGGTTTGGTTTctttagagaaatctttaataaacCGTTGGTAAAAACCGATGTatcctaagaagcttcgtattttGCTAACTGTTTtcgggggttgaaggttttctaaaacttctattttttctttttagACTTCAATCCCCTTATTGAACATTATGTGTCAAAGTATTATCCCTTGTCTaaccatgaaatggcatttctcccaatTTAGCACGAGATTAACCTTTACACATCTATCAAGTACCATTTCCAAGTTTGTTAGACACCCTTCAAAACTCTGCCAACATATGGAAAAATCATCCATCTATACCTCCATGATGTCGTCTATATAGTCAGCGaaaattgacatcatgcatctttgaaatgtcGCGAGAGCGTTACAAagtccaaacgacattcgtcgatAGGAAAATGTACCATAAGGACATGTGAAAGTGGTATTTTCTTGGCCATCAGGATGGataggaatttgaaagaatcctgagTAACCATCTAGATAACAAAAATGGGAATGTTTAGATAATCGTTCCAGCATTTGGTCGATAAAAGGCAAGGGAAAGCGATCCTTGGGAGTAActttgtttaattttctataatcgATGCACATTCTCCATCCAGTTACTACATGTTTAGCTAGATTGTCACCCTTTTCGTTATCGACAACCGTAACACCTCCTTTCTTGCGTACCACATGTACTGGGCTAACCCATTTACTATCAGATATGGGATATATAATACCTTCCTCTAATAATTTCAACACTTCCTTTCTTACTACATCGTTAATAATCGGGTTTAGTCAcctctggtgttctctagaggttcTCGAGTCTTCCTCCAGCATAATGCGATGCATGCACAAAGAAGGACTAATTCCTCTTAAGTATGAGATGTTGTAGCCTAAGGCATTAGGGTATTTCATTAAGACATGTAATCGTTTTTCAGTTTCTATCTGTCCTAGATCAGAGTTGATTATAACTGGTTGCTCAAGCTCTATGTCTAGGAATTCATACCTTAGATTTTTCGGTAGTGATTTAAGTTCTATAGATGGTTTCTTCGAGCATGGCATAGGATTTGGAGTTAATGCTAGACATTCCCTTAGATTGTCATCTATGGAAGGTTCTTTCCATTGCTCATCCTCAAGAATGGGTGGTGCTGGGATTTCTAGGATTTCAGTATCCTCGGATGGTTCCATTTTTATTTCTTCGATGCACTCATCAATGATGTCCATGAATTAACACGTGTCGCCCATGGCAGATGCTTTTAGAAATTGCGATAaaatgaattcaattttctccTCTCCCACTTCAAAAGTCATTTTTCCTCGTTTCACATCTATAATGGCACCAACAATTGCTAGGAAGGGTCTTCCTAAGATAATTGGGATGTTAgaatcttctttgatgtccattATTATGAAATCAGTAGGGATAAAGAATTGACCGACTTGGACGGGAATGTTCTCTAGAATTCCTATGGGATACTTAacagaacgatctgctagttgGAGAGACATTCTCGTTGGTCTTAACTCTCCCAATTTGAGTCATTCGCAGATATAAAGGGGCATCAAACTCATACTAGCTCCTAGATCATAGAGGGCTTTGTCTATTACAAATTTCCCTATCACACAGGTATGGAAAACCTACCAGGATCTTTTAGTTTAGGTGGCATGTTATTTTGAATGATAGCACTACACTCTGCATTAAGTGTCACTCTCTCATCGTCCTCAAGTTTCTTCTTATTAGATAAGATTTCTTTTAGgaacttggcatatgagggcattttTGTGATGGCTTCGGTGAAAGGGATGGTAATATTAAGCTATTTCAAGAGTTCAACGAACTTCCTGAATTTTCCTTCGGTTTTGGACTTAGCTAGTCTTTGAGGGTAAGGGATTGGTGGTTTATATGGTGGTGTAGGAACGTATGGTTTCCCCTTCTCAACTTCCTCTTTGATTTCATCTTTTTCCTCTGGTTTATCAGATTGGTCATTTTTCTGAGCCATCGGTGGAATTTGTGTTTTGGGATCAATGAGTCTGTTTATCTCCATCCCACTTCGTAGTGTGATGGCATTAGCTTGACCCTTCGGGTTAGGTTATGCTTGACCAGGGAAGGATCTATATGGGGTTGCGTTAGTTgcttgttgttgggctacttgAGAAATCTGGGTTTTCAACATTTTGTTTTGATTATCTAAACTTTCAATCTTTTGGGTCAGGGAGTCTACCTTAGCATTGACGTGATCTATGCCACTGACTCCGCACATACCTCCTTTTAGTTGAGGCTTCTCTATAGAAGTGCGCTCTCCTCCCCACTGGTAGTGATTTTGTGCCATATTTTCAATAAGTTGATAAGCCTCTTCATATGGTTTATCCATTATAGCGCCGTTAACTGCAACGTCTAGGTTTAATTTGGTGTTAtagtgtagcgggaaattcatgaccatcaaactatggatatgcttgacgtcagtaaaaccagagtcaccaccgcacttttattgttttcgaaggaaaagggaaaagtacgaacaaaacccaaagataagaagttttcaaatcaaaactaataaaatgccagagattacatgtaagggggttggttacacagagggaaggtgttagcacccgaagtgtcctaggtactcctagggagccctttttgtgtgtatatttttttagtataaatgatgtttgatcAAATATAGAGTGGATatatgagaaaagaattcattaattatatttttgtgtttgataagactttcGATCTAATGCCtgcgtaccaacataaaaatgagggatcaaaaccccgtagttcgtggtaaaattttcaaagaagttggtgaattgattttaacaaaaaattagatgaaaaggcacaaaaggccaaaaatttgaatggggttgtaattctttttgtatttttgaaatttaagtcaatacGGTTAAGTTTTTTTACAAGATTGATTTAAGAAAAAGCTTgaaaaattcaatggcataaagccaaagtttctactcatttaaatatgtctaagtttgaaatcacaagcaaaggaagttttttgaaaagagggggacatttttgaaattaaagaagtgggaggagatgaagagactaccctaggaaaaaattaaaagttaagagttgaaaagatctgaccaatgggatgcaatccaataaacaagaatatcatatagaaacccattttcctttggactttgagAATCAACAAGCAATAAGAAATGAATAATATCCAAGCatcatatgaagaccaaggcatcaaataaagatggccataatatccaagcaatCATTCCAATAACTAGTAATCTTCAATATCTTCCAATGTAGTAGATAAAATGTTCCTTGATCAACTCATAACAATCATCAGACATAGGCAttaataacaaaataacaattaagcacatAGACAGAGTAACAGATGAATCAAAGGGACCTAgggtcttgcatcagatgaaggcataGTCAAAGATAGCCCAATCTCAAATattggcattgaccaagtcctttagcatagggaatgttgcctaattctaagtcaaaaagttcagatcaagtccaacagtccaccagggtgtcttttagggtttttgttattattaggtgttttaaggtcctaagaccacaaataaaatcaaaacaaagaaaacaatatatatacaaccacaagatatgactcaagtgagcaaaatgaaaaggacggaaacataaacaagttgcatgaaatgtaaatggcaatgaatgataaatgtactgaaatttaaattgcataaagtaaatgacttgaaaataaaacatAATTAATTAAGAAGTTAGTCAATGAATAGTTAAATTTTAGTaatgagttttaattgattaagtcattctttggagaacactcaaccattcattcacaagtatggatccttgaaccaagacatcatccatgagaagcgttccaacttggataaatcaacaagtatgccactagctctcatgaatggaaaaaaggtcaagttcccacacaataccatgaagaatgggagacttacaatctcatttactagaatgttatgccttgagagacaaatttagctctatattaagaaatcataattggacttatgtagaagtcacaactatctgaggtcggacaataaaaatataggtgttaatgcatgttagagatttggtacaaagaaccaaactcctaaaacataccacacactaaaaagAGGGGAAAACATATCTTAGTTAAACTCATtttgattcatctgacacaaggtcattgatgaatcaactagcatttagacattagagaaatcattggtcaaatgaAGGATTGGGAAAgaaaagggatgaagatgaagagggaaggggaaaatagaaacccaaattgatcatgagaggaatttcatatgatcaataccatccattcactttgggagatgaaatgtacatttcattaatcccctaaatccaatggtattgatcaaacaaaagtcaaaccaaccatgaccaaggcccaaaaaagaaattcaaacatcacaagaccataaaaatggttcaacataatttttaaaaattaatcaattaaaaatcaaattaaaagtgaATAAAAATGCATTATTAAATGtacaaaacctcaaatcccttaaaaacaccaaataaatggccaagggatttatcctaggtcaaacaaggtcaaaggaccttagacaaaaaatttcatgatttttggaaagtcagatgtattttaaaacaattaaaaatatgtacaaaaacatttaattcatgaaaaatataaaaattaatccaaaaaataatcttaattcaaaatatgaaacataaaaatatttaaagatttttggtgaaagtcccatattttttggattaagAATGACTTTAATGTGAATTAAAAGAATTTCAAAATCAGAAGttaaaagaaattcaaaaaaacaagggccatcagatctccctcattaattgaggtggcagatctgatggccaagcacgcgcgttccatggtgcatTACAGTCAACGTGTGGCACAAGAGGTAATCAGAATGAGTGGTCATGATTAAAACGTGGACACAAGATCAAAGGGTAGGAACcttgccaacacatcaccggagccctagctccggtggaCCTCACTAGACCGATCCACCCTCAACCAATCAGAAAATGAAAAGCTAAGAAACcattttgaaggaaaaatgctcaggagctcgaatatgacctcaatttcttccaatcttaagtatattaaaagatacatggatttgaaatttgaggtgcatgatctgagttgcttcaatttgac from Lathyrus oleraceus cultivar Zhongwan6 chromosome 7, CAAS_Psat_ZW6_1.0, whole genome shotgun sequence encodes the following:
- the LOC127104254 gene encoding uncharacterized protein LOC127104254 codes for the protein MPSYAKFLKEILSNKKKLEDDERVTLNAECSAIIQNNMPPKLKDPELRPTRMSLQLADRSVKYPIGILENIPVQVGQFFIPTDFIIMDIKEDSNIPIILGRPFLAIVGAIIDVKRGKMTFEVGEEKIEFILSQFLKASAMGDTC